One region of Parambassis ranga chromosome 12, fParRan2.1, whole genome shotgun sequence genomic DNA includes:
- the tsc1b gene encoding TSC complex subunit 1b isoform X2, whose translation MAREQPNVGDLLPLLETSDLHQLEEIRGLINEQLSTERGSMLLNGLVDYFLDTNSAQAMHILSSVREPHDKHLLDKMNDCMTKQACRLPTLTLLGHVIRKQPSWIHKIARYPLLLSLLKCLKTDTDVVVLITGVLVLITLLPMIPQAAKQHLWEYFDIFGRLASWNLKNPGHVSEVYLIHLHASVYSLFHRLYGMYPCNFVSYLRSHYSMKENMETFEEVVKPMLEHVRIHPELVTGTKDHELDPTRWKKYEIHDIVIECAKVSLDPKEASCEEGYATMPENFYPQIHLRAQDCTSSPYTDLHSSYGSSSSTPFSTPRQPLPPPLSLPPFSGTQSSNRSPQTSRRQNSTCELNSSCGGKDPLWSPSSLCGMATPPSSRGMSPNLELSHSASHLPSRFHCTSGGKGTPASSTPATSSPPPTLSDDFPIISLPANTVQSSPPRKDRRHGDGSKPALVRQEPVKDQEKSAEVPTNRDGGAAENISMTLTELSVFMKKQELELQLRTEKEREEAINEELLKITEDKQELLGLRGFDSPFYHTTETLTGCQTQDKTHCNIQPGGPIRDTHHGVSTPDKVENTASSSGVGSERVCGGAGGDSRSSALGLEQSWLFQSVFTPIDHHLHRSPSAPDEEVSKFGMFSPSPCSKTPAPVPYESFFDLALPRAASLFVGQKTSEAVHKAAMERLSQREEGLEDGEEEGVMSASPLEVLDRLVQQGSDAHDKVLKRLPLPSKSADWTHFGGSAPLDELHTLRSQLLLLHNQLLYERYKREQHAVRNRRLLRRIINATALEEQNNAMKDQLNLQSVDILSLRESLQVEQQRYRQLWDDRETVVTRLHSQIRQLQQGRDDYYTKNQELQSKLLECQKKMDELEAELQRANNKVCHTGHLLNQMTIKLSNSESTQQQMSFLNKQLLLLGEAHKLSMQELQHAGTDNTKEAQMLRASYGKEVEALRQSLLVQGQKLEAAQQRVAELETHLSKKEHLIAEQKKFLEDVKCQAKAELQASESRYQAQRRITQLLQTELLQLYSRVEMEAPASTCSSSPPGRRADPQSPTDTSVTVPDGPSKVHTNEEADSRPHDSPRGNGSTLSPGQPKASNSSKPTANSINGSQDLAPPLLVEPSLSCPHNNSLTPLPASDAPLTVGSYPSAKSFLGMRARELFRNKSESQCDEEQPPPRLAGLAHGLKTELCVEPPSPGYMAPVVPAPLPIPAQPPTAPPASATPLTVPTKEPAAEPKQRASSQESPCRKAGAGSGGGRSQVGSGRPRQQQLKIMDYNETHHEHS comes from the exons ATGGCCAGGGAGCAGCCCAATGTGGGGGACCTCCTCCCACTCCTGGAGACCTCCGACCTCCACCAGCTAGAAGAGATCAGAGGCCTTATCAACGAGCAGCTGAGCACTG AGCGAGGGTCCATGCTGCTGAACGGGCTGGTGGACTACTTTCTAGACACAAACTCCGCCCAGGCCATGCATATCCTCTCCTCAGTCAGAGAGCCACATGATAAG CACCTTCTAGACAAGATGAACGACTGTATGACCAAACAGGCCTGCCGGCTGCCCACCCTCACGCTGCTCGGTCATGTAATTCGCAAGCAGCCGTCCTGGATCCACAAGATCGCTCGATACCCTCTGCTGCTCTCGCTGCTCAAATGCCTAAAG ACAGATACAGATGTAGTAGTGCTAATAACTGGAGTGCTGGTGCTGATCACTCTGCTGCCCATGATCCCTCAAGCTGCGAAACAACACCTGTGGGAGTATTTTGACATCTTTGGTCGTCTGGCTTCGTGGAACCTTAAGAATCCAG GGCATGTTTCAGAAGTTTACCTAATCCACCTGCACGCCAGTGTCTATTCACTTTTCCACCGTCTCTACGGCATGTACCCGTGCAACTTTGTGTCCTACCTGCGGTCCCATTACAGTATGAAGGAAAACATGGAAACCTTTGAGGAAGTAGTGAAG CCAATGCTTGAACATGTTCGTATACACCCAGAGCTAGTGACAGGAACCAAGGATCATGAGCTTGACCCCACCAG GTGGAAAAAGTATGAAATCCATGATATTGTCATCGAATGTGCCAAAGTGTCTCTAGACCCCAAGGAGGCCTCCTGTGAAGAGGGTTATGCCACCATGCCTGAGAACTTTTACCCCCAAATCCACCTGAGAGCACAAGACTGCACTTCCAGCCCGTACACAGACCTCCATAGCAGCTATG GAAGCTCTTCCTCGACCCCGTTCTCCACTCCACGGCAACCGCTACCCCCGCCCCTGTCCTTGCCCCCCTTCTCAGGGACACAGTCCTCCAACCGCAGCCCACAGACCTCCAGACGGCAG AACTCCACCTGTGAACTCAACTCTTCCTGTGGGGGGAAGGACCCTCTGTGGAGCCCATCCTCGTTGTGTGGCATGGCCACGCCCCCTTCCTCAAGGGGCATGTCACCCAACTTAGAGCTCTCCCACAGTGCCTCACACCTTCCCAGCCGCTTCCACTGCACATCAG GAGGGAAAGGAACGCCTGCCTCCAGCACTCCAGCCACCTCTTCCCCACCTCCCACCCTATCAGACGACTTCCCCATAATTTCCCTGCCAGCTAACACGGTCCAGTCCAGCCCACCAAGAAAG GATCGACGGCATGGGGATGGCAGTAAGCCAGCACTGGTGAGGCAGGAACCAGTGAAGGATCAGGAGAAAAGTGCTGAAGTACCTACAAACAGAG ATGGCGGAGCCGCAGAGAACATCTCTATGACTCTGACAGAGCTGTCGGTTTTTATGAAGAAGCAGGAGCTGGAGCTTCAGCTGagaacagagaaggagagggaggagg caatcAACGAGGAGCTGCTGAAGATCACCGAAGATAAGCAGGAGCTGTTGGGCCTGAGGGGCTTTGACTCCCCATTTTATCACACCACTGAGACTCTGACCGGCTGTCAGACACAGGACAAGACCCACTGCAACATCCAGCCTGGAGGCCCCATCAGGGACACGCACCATGGCGTATCAACACCGGACAAAGTGGAGAACACAGCAAGCAGCAGCGGTGTTGGGAGCGAAAGAGtatgtggaggagcaggaggagacagTAGGAGTTCAGCCCTCGGCCTTGAGCAGTCTTGGTTGTTCCAGTCAGTTTTCACTCCCATTGATCACCACTTGCACCGGAGCCCCTCTGCCCCAGATGAGGAGGTCAGCAAGTTTGGGATGTTCTCGCCTAGCCCCTGCAGCAAGACCCCAGCCCCAGTTCCCTATGAGTCATTTTTTGACCTGGCTCTGCCAAGGGCGGCCTCACTATTCGTTGGCCAAAAGACTTCGGAAGCGGTGCATAAGGCGGCAATGGAGAGGCTGTCGCAGCGGGAGGAGGGTTTGGAGGatggggaggaggaaggggtaATGTCTGCTTCACCACTGGAGGTGCTGGATCGCCTTGTTCAGCAGGGGAGTGACGCCCATGATAAAGTTCTCAAGAG ATTACCTTTGCCAAGTAAGTCAGCTGATTGGACACACTTTGGAG GTTCAGCTCCACTGGACGAGCTCCACACGCTGCGCagccagctgctcctgctgcacaaCCAGCTGCTGTACGAGCGCTACAAGAGGGAGCAGCACGCCGTCCGCAACCGACGCCTTCTCCGACGCATCATCAACGCCACCGCACTGGAGGAGCAGAATAATGCAATG aaagaccagctgaacctgcagaGCGTGGACATCCTGTCTCTAAGAGAGagcctgcaggtggagcagcagcggTACAGGCAGCTGTGGGACGACCGCGAGACGGTGGTGACCAGGCTACACAGTCAGATCAGACAACTGCAGCAAGGTCGAGACGACTACTACACCAAGAACCAGGAACTCCAG AGCAAGTTGCTGGAGTGTCAGAAAAAGATGGATGAACtggaggctgagctgcagagggCCAACAACAAAGTCTGCCACACTGGTCACCTTCTCAACCAGATGACTATCAAG CTGAGCAACAGCGAGAGCACCCAGCAGCAGATGAGCTTCCTGaacaagcagctgctgctcctcggGGAGGCGCATAAGCTGTCCATGCAGGAGTTGCAGCACGCAGGCACCGATAACACAAAG GAGGCCCAGATGCTACGGGCATCATATGGCAAGGAGGTGGAGGCGTTAAGGCAGAGTCTCCTGGTTCAGGGTCAAAAACTAGAGGCAGCGCAGCAGAGAGTCGCTGAGCTGGAGACACACCTCTCCAAAAAGGAGCACCTCATCGCCGAGCAAAAGAAGTTCCTCGAAGATGTAAAATGTCAAGCAAA GGCGGAGCTGCAGGCCTCAGAAAGCAGGTATCAGGCACAGAGGAGAAtcactcagctgctgcagactgaACTCCTGCAGCTCTACAGCAGAGTAGAGATGGAAGCTCCAGCCAGCACCTGCTCCAGCTCACCACCAGGGCGCAGAGCTGACCCACAATCTCCTACTGACACCAG TGTCACAGTGCCAGATGGACCAAGTAAAGTTCACACCAACGAAGAGGCGGACAGCAGACCACATGACTCCCCTCGGGGCAACGGCAGCACTTTATCTCCAGGGCAACCAAAGGCGAGCAACTCTTCCAAGCCAACAGCCAATTCCATCAATGGCAGCCAGGACCTGGCCCCTCCCCTGCTCGTGGAGCCCTCGCTATCTTGCCCCCACAACAACTCACTCACACCCTTGCCCGCCTCAGATGCCCCACTGACCGTGGGCTCTTATCCCAGCGCCAAAAGCTTCCTGGGCATGAGGGCGCGCGAGCTGTTCCGCAACAAGAGCGAGAGCCAGTGTGACGAAGAGCAACCACCTCCCCGCCTTGCTGGCCTTGCCCACGGCTTGAAGACTGAGTTGTGCGTGGAGCCACCCTCCCCAGGTTATATGGCTCCTGTCGTCCCAGCACCTTTGCCCATTCCAGCCCAGCCCCCTACCGCACCCCCCGCCTCGGCTACTCCTCTCACTGTGCCCACCAAGGAGCCCGCAGCCGAGCCCAAGCAGCGGGCCTCCAGCCAGGAAAGTCCTTGCAGAAAAGCAGGAGCAGGCTCAGGCGGAGGGAGGAGTCAGGTAGGGTCCGGTCGCCCCCGGCAACAGCAGCTAAAGATCATGGACTACAATGAAACACATCACGAGCACAGTTAG
- the tsc1b gene encoding TSC complex subunit 1b isoform X1, whose translation MAREQPNVGDLLPLLETSDLHQLEEIRGLINEQLSTERGSMLLNGLVDYFLDTNSAQAMHILSSVREPHDKHLLDKMNDCMTKQACRLPTLTLLGHVIRKQPSWIHKIARYPLLLSLLKCLKTDTDVVVLITGVLVLITLLPMIPQAAKQHLWEYFDIFGRLASWNLKNPGHVSEVYLIHLHASVYSLFHRLYGMYPCNFVSYLRSHYSMKENMETFEEVVKPMLEHVRIHPELVTGTKDHELDPTRWKKYEIHDIVIECAKVSLDPKEASCEEGYATMPENFYPQIHLRAQDCTSSPYTDLHSSYGSSSSTPFSTPRQPLPPPLSLPPFSGTQSSNRSPQTSRRQNSTCELNSSCGGKDPLWSPSSLCGMATPPSSRGMSPNLELSHSASHLPSRFHCTSGGKGTPASSTPATSSPPPTLSDDFPIISLPANTVQSSPPRKDRRHGDGSKPALVRQEPVKDQEKSAEVPTNRDGGAAENISMTLTELSVFMKKQELELQLRTEKEREEAAINEELLKITEDKQELLGLRGFDSPFYHTTETLTGCQTQDKTHCNIQPGGPIRDTHHGVSTPDKVENTASSSGVGSERVCGGAGGDSRSSALGLEQSWLFQSVFTPIDHHLHRSPSAPDEEVSKFGMFSPSPCSKTPAPVPYESFFDLALPRAASLFVGQKTSEAVHKAAMERLSQREEGLEDGEEEGVMSASPLEVLDRLVQQGSDAHDKVLKRLPLPSKSADWTHFGGSAPLDELHTLRSQLLLLHNQLLYERYKREQHAVRNRRLLRRIINATALEEQNNAMKDQLNLQSVDILSLRESLQVEQQRYRQLWDDRETVVTRLHSQIRQLQQGRDDYYTKNQELQSKLLECQKKMDELEAELQRANNKVCHTGHLLNQMTIKLSNSESTQQQMSFLNKQLLLLGEAHKLSMQELQHAGTDNTKEAQMLRASYGKEVEALRQSLLVQGQKLEAAQQRVAELETHLSKKEHLIAEQKKFLEDVKCQAKAELQASESRYQAQRRITQLLQTELLQLYSRVEMEAPASTCSSSPPGRRADPQSPTDTSVTVPDGPSKVHTNEEADSRPHDSPRGNGSTLSPGQPKASNSSKPTANSINGSQDLAPPLLVEPSLSCPHNNSLTPLPASDAPLTVGSYPSAKSFLGMRARELFRNKSESQCDEEQPPPRLAGLAHGLKTELCVEPPSPGYMAPVVPAPLPIPAQPPTAPPASATPLTVPTKEPAAEPKQRASSQESPCRKAGAGSGGGRSQVGSGRPRQQQLKIMDYNETHHEHS comes from the exons ATGGCCAGGGAGCAGCCCAATGTGGGGGACCTCCTCCCACTCCTGGAGACCTCCGACCTCCACCAGCTAGAAGAGATCAGAGGCCTTATCAACGAGCAGCTGAGCACTG AGCGAGGGTCCATGCTGCTGAACGGGCTGGTGGACTACTTTCTAGACACAAACTCCGCCCAGGCCATGCATATCCTCTCCTCAGTCAGAGAGCCACATGATAAG CACCTTCTAGACAAGATGAACGACTGTATGACCAAACAGGCCTGCCGGCTGCCCACCCTCACGCTGCTCGGTCATGTAATTCGCAAGCAGCCGTCCTGGATCCACAAGATCGCTCGATACCCTCTGCTGCTCTCGCTGCTCAAATGCCTAAAG ACAGATACAGATGTAGTAGTGCTAATAACTGGAGTGCTGGTGCTGATCACTCTGCTGCCCATGATCCCTCAAGCTGCGAAACAACACCTGTGGGAGTATTTTGACATCTTTGGTCGTCTGGCTTCGTGGAACCTTAAGAATCCAG GGCATGTTTCAGAAGTTTACCTAATCCACCTGCACGCCAGTGTCTATTCACTTTTCCACCGTCTCTACGGCATGTACCCGTGCAACTTTGTGTCCTACCTGCGGTCCCATTACAGTATGAAGGAAAACATGGAAACCTTTGAGGAAGTAGTGAAG CCAATGCTTGAACATGTTCGTATACACCCAGAGCTAGTGACAGGAACCAAGGATCATGAGCTTGACCCCACCAG GTGGAAAAAGTATGAAATCCATGATATTGTCATCGAATGTGCCAAAGTGTCTCTAGACCCCAAGGAGGCCTCCTGTGAAGAGGGTTATGCCACCATGCCTGAGAACTTTTACCCCCAAATCCACCTGAGAGCACAAGACTGCACTTCCAGCCCGTACACAGACCTCCATAGCAGCTATG GAAGCTCTTCCTCGACCCCGTTCTCCACTCCACGGCAACCGCTACCCCCGCCCCTGTCCTTGCCCCCCTTCTCAGGGACACAGTCCTCCAACCGCAGCCCACAGACCTCCAGACGGCAG AACTCCACCTGTGAACTCAACTCTTCCTGTGGGGGGAAGGACCCTCTGTGGAGCCCATCCTCGTTGTGTGGCATGGCCACGCCCCCTTCCTCAAGGGGCATGTCACCCAACTTAGAGCTCTCCCACAGTGCCTCACACCTTCCCAGCCGCTTCCACTGCACATCAG GAGGGAAAGGAACGCCTGCCTCCAGCACTCCAGCCACCTCTTCCCCACCTCCCACCCTATCAGACGACTTCCCCATAATTTCCCTGCCAGCTAACACGGTCCAGTCCAGCCCACCAAGAAAG GATCGACGGCATGGGGATGGCAGTAAGCCAGCACTGGTGAGGCAGGAACCAGTGAAGGATCAGGAGAAAAGTGCTGAAGTACCTACAAACAGAG ATGGCGGAGCCGCAGAGAACATCTCTATGACTCTGACAGAGCTGTCGGTTTTTATGAAGAAGCAGGAGCTGGAGCTTCAGCTGagaacagagaaggagagggaggagg cagcaatcAACGAGGAGCTGCTGAAGATCACCGAAGATAAGCAGGAGCTGTTGGGCCTGAGGGGCTTTGACTCCCCATTTTATCACACCACTGAGACTCTGACCGGCTGTCAGACACAGGACAAGACCCACTGCAACATCCAGCCTGGAGGCCCCATCAGGGACACGCACCATGGCGTATCAACACCGGACAAAGTGGAGAACACAGCAAGCAGCAGCGGTGTTGGGAGCGAAAGAGtatgtggaggagcaggaggagacagTAGGAGTTCAGCCCTCGGCCTTGAGCAGTCTTGGTTGTTCCAGTCAGTTTTCACTCCCATTGATCACCACTTGCACCGGAGCCCCTCTGCCCCAGATGAGGAGGTCAGCAAGTTTGGGATGTTCTCGCCTAGCCCCTGCAGCAAGACCCCAGCCCCAGTTCCCTATGAGTCATTTTTTGACCTGGCTCTGCCAAGGGCGGCCTCACTATTCGTTGGCCAAAAGACTTCGGAAGCGGTGCATAAGGCGGCAATGGAGAGGCTGTCGCAGCGGGAGGAGGGTTTGGAGGatggggaggaggaaggggtaATGTCTGCTTCACCACTGGAGGTGCTGGATCGCCTTGTTCAGCAGGGGAGTGACGCCCATGATAAAGTTCTCAAGAG ATTACCTTTGCCAAGTAAGTCAGCTGATTGGACACACTTTGGAG GTTCAGCTCCACTGGACGAGCTCCACACGCTGCGCagccagctgctcctgctgcacaaCCAGCTGCTGTACGAGCGCTACAAGAGGGAGCAGCACGCCGTCCGCAACCGACGCCTTCTCCGACGCATCATCAACGCCACCGCACTGGAGGAGCAGAATAATGCAATG aaagaccagctgaacctgcagaGCGTGGACATCCTGTCTCTAAGAGAGagcctgcaggtggagcagcagcggTACAGGCAGCTGTGGGACGACCGCGAGACGGTGGTGACCAGGCTACACAGTCAGATCAGACAACTGCAGCAAGGTCGAGACGACTACTACACCAAGAACCAGGAACTCCAG AGCAAGTTGCTGGAGTGTCAGAAAAAGATGGATGAACtggaggctgagctgcagagggCCAACAACAAAGTCTGCCACACTGGTCACCTTCTCAACCAGATGACTATCAAG CTGAGCAACAGCGAGAGCACCCAGCAGCAGATGAGCTTCCTGaacaagcagctgctgctcctcggGGAGGCGCATAAGCTGTCCATGCAGGAGTTGCAGCACGCAGGCACCGATAACACAAAG GAGGCCCAGATGCTACGGGCATCATATGGCAAGGAGGTGGAGGCGTTAAGGCAGAGTCTCCTGGTTCAGGGTCAAAAACTAGAGGCAGCGCAGCAGAGAGTCGCTGAGCTGGAGACACACCTCTCCAAAAAGGAGCACCTCATCGCCGAGCAAAAGAAGTTCCTCGAAGATGTAAAATGTCAAGCAAA GGCGGAGCTGCAGGCCTCAGAAAGCAGGTATCAGGCACAGAGGAGAAtcactcagctgctgcagactgaACTCCTGCAGCTCTACAGCAGAGTAGAGATGGAAGCTCCAGCCAGCACCTGCTCCAGCTCACCACCAGGGCGCAGAGCTGACCCACAATCTCCTACTGACACCAG TGTCACAGTGCCAGATGGACCAAGTAAAGTTCACACCAACGAAGAGGCGGACAGCAGACCACATGACTCCCCTCGGGGCAACGGCAGCACTTTATCTCCAGGGCAACCAAAGGCGAGCAACTCTTCCAAGCCAACAGCCAATTCCATCAATGGCAGCCAGGACCTGGCCCCTCCCCTGCTCGTGGAGCCCTCGCTATCTTGCCCCCACAACAACTCACTCACACCCTTGCCCGCCTCAGATGCCCCACTGACCGTGGGCTCTTATCCCAGCGCCAAAAGCTTCCTGGGCATGAGGGCGCGCGAGCTGTTCCGCAACAAGAGCGAGAGCCAGTGTGACGAAGAGCAACCACCTCCCCGCCTTGCTGGCCTTGCCCACGGCTTGAAGACTGAGTTGTGCGTGGAGCCACCCTCCCCAGGTTATATGGCTCCTGTCGTCCCAGCACCTTTGCCCATTCCAGCCCAGCCCCCTACCGCACCCCCCGCCTCGGCTACTCCTCTCACTGTGCCCACCAAGGAGCCCGCAGCCGAGCCCAAGCAGCGGGCCTCCAGCCAGGAAAGTCCTTGCAGAAAAGCAGGAGCAGGCTCAGGCGGAGGGAGGAGTCAGGTAGGGTCCGGTCGCCCCCGGCAACAGCAGCTAAAGATCATGGACTACAATGAAACACATCACGAGCACAGTTAG